CTAATCTGATCATTAACTCGGTTTTCCAAGTCATTGTTATACTCAAACCTACCACCATCATTCGGACATACCATCTCAACTTGGCTCAAGTCCTTGTCTAGTCTCGTCTCAACCTCTGCATGCTTCTCCACATCACTCTTACACGAGCCTCCTTCATCTTCATCAAACGGTTCTAATTCATGAATACCATCAGATCTCAGCTTAACCAACCCCTCCATTGATCCATACACATCAACTCCCCATTCCTCCTTTACCATATTGCCCAAAACCTCTCCCGATGGAGAGAACATCGGGGAAGGCAACACCGACGGTGTTACAAGGGATGGAGACACTGAATCAGCAATGCCACCAGATTTCTTCGCCCGGATAATAAAAGAGCTTGTGTTCCGTGGAGCATAAGGAACATATCTATTACCATATTTGTTCTTTAGGTGAAACTTCCTGTTTTTAGACTGAAGCTTATTCAAAGCCCGAGGCTTGTAACAAGCTGAACATGAACCATGTCGCTGCTTCTGATCGTTGTACAGTCTGTTGTTACCACCTGGAACCATAGGAATACAATTCCAGTTATGACCATAGTTATTATGGTTTACCGAATTAGGGTTAAGGCTAAAGTTTGGGGGATTCACCATTAGAGGCTGATTGTTCAGCATAGCTTTAGCTTGAGATTGAGCCATGTTTATCACTTGTTTTTGCTTGTTCATAGCCATGCTCCAATGGTTCAAGCCCTGAGATTGACCTAATAACAGACTCTGACTCAGAATCTGAGACTTAATCATCAGCGACGGTGGAGGAAGTAGTGGATTCATCATCTTAGACACAACACAAAGACGCAAACACTTACCCAAGATTGCCTTATTGACTTATTGAAAATAAACCTAAGTTTCGAAAAGTACTTAGAGGCAAATCAGTAGAAAACTATATTTTCGTAAAGATTTTCTCTATTTATTTAATTGGGTTGTCGAATTTTCTTTGAAAGTTCGATGATCAAAAAGTTTTGAAATAATATTAAAATTAGAAGAAAAAAAAGCTAGAGATCATTTTTTGTCTGAAACGCCGTATAAAAGATGAAGAGGTTTCTGTTGTTCAGGAAAAAAAAAAAAAAAAAAAGATGAAGAGGTTTCGTTTCTTAAATAGAGGTGAAGGAAGTCGAATGAACGGCCGAGATGCAGCAAGTTAAAGTCGGTTACGCTTTTGCCATCATACATGTCGGTTGGGGTTGGGCTTTGCACTTTGGTTCGTGGCAGCTGCGTCGGTTACAGATTTATTTGACCTATTTTTGGATGGGCTTCAAACTCGTGACAGATTCAAGATTAAACTTTTATCTTTTTCTTTTTCTAAATTGAAATAGTCCAGACTGACAAAACCAAAGCTCATATCACAAGCAATACAAAAAAACCAAAGAATTTTCTGGTAATTAATCGAAGATGTGGAACTAGGTAGAGAGGAATGTCACTGTAGAAAGCAGGTTCTGTTGGCTGTGAGAGAATGAATCTAGTTTTGCCCTAAGCAGAAACTGGATCTCTGCAATGATAGATGCTGCAAGCATTATGGAGGCGTTGATTCCTCTCTTTCCAAGATAGATACATTGTCGCCACAGAAAACCAGAGTACATTTTCTCCATCTTCC
The DNA window shown above is from Brassica oleracea var. oleracea cultivar TO1000 chromosome C3, BOL, whole genome shotgun sequence and carries:
- the LOC106333337 gene encoding uncharacterized protein LOC106333337, with protein sequence MVPGGNNRLYNDQKQRHGSCSACYKPRALNKLQSKNRKFHLKNKYGNRYVPYAPRNTSSFIIRAKKSGGIADSVSPSLVTPSVLPSPMFSPSGEVLGNMVKEEWGVDVYGSMEGLVKLRSDGIHELEPFDEDEGGSCKSDVEKHAEVETRLDKDLSQVEMVCPNDGGRFEYNNDLENRVNDQIRHTAQLSNGGGRFEYNNDFENRVDDQNKHIAQLEEENLTVKRGCC